A stretch of DNA from Xiphophorus maculatus strain JP 163 A chromosome 8, X_maculatus-5.0-male, whole genome shotgun sequence:
ggttcattttacacatttgcaccACTCTGCGTCTAcattttacatagatactgttcaggtcaatttgacccagcaGTCCAGTTGAAGGgtaaaaagggtaaaaaaaaaaaaaaagtccaattcTATTTGTTTCCTTGCaactatgaaccatatttcaccacacacacacaaacaccttaATATAATATCAAGATTAcaaccaaaattaaaaatatatcaaaaatcaaaacaatattttttgataTCTAAAGGgctttaaagaaaatctaaatttctgTTAATAACAGTATCAACTTTAATGTCAGTGTTcagcaagaaaacaaatccCACATTTTATTCTTCAGATGAGGATAAAATTTAGCTTTCAGCCTGACTGCGATCCGTCTGGGCTATAACAGTGCAGGTGGtgattttggtaaaaaaaataaataaataaataaaataaaaaaatacttgtcaTGTGTTCTCTGTAGGTCGGACAAAGTCTGTGAGACCAACAATCCTGGAGGACTTTAAAACTCTGGCCAGAGAGCAAGGAATGGGTGACGACGCCATTTACGTTAGAAAGGACAAAGGTAGACAAACACATTTGCATGCAAACATAtgctaaataacaaaaacaatattttatgagTCATATAGTACTTGTCCCAACAGAGACTGTTTTAAAATCAGTACACATTGTCTATATGTGATTCAGTCATATATGAAAAAGGTTTCCATTTTCTCTGTGTGCAGGCGACTGTGTTCCTGGAGAGATGGTGGCCGAGCCGACGCCTCAGCCTGAGCCTAAGGTAGAACCAATCATCCACAACCATTGGGCAATATGGAGTTAAAGTTTTACCACTCTATTTTGTGGCACTattgtaaaaatgattaaagtgaCAGTGgtgaaaaattgtaaaaaaaatcccgacaatacagacagtttttttgattttttaacgTTACTtggaatttatcatgataaCGTCAAATCAAAATCTCTGTATAAGAAATGTATTACTATAAATTATAGGATAAATGCCCACCCTTAATAATCAGATGGTTGAAACCAGATCTTCACATCCACTGTAGTAACAAACATATAACATGTTTTTCCATCACTGTTTAACTTTAAACTGGACAGCATTTAATCTTTTATGAGAGTTaggaaaaccaaaatattttctattttctaaatatagaaataatgtgtttttgatGATTTGTTTGTATTCAGTAGCTTTAAAATACTAGTAAAGTGTATGTAATACAAAATTTTAACCACCGGGTTAGggaaaaatatgactgaaaaggTCTTCACAATACCTGATATATTGTAttccagggggaaaaaatatatgCTCTGTGCTCTTAGCAATGGCTTACTTTTTGAAATCTAAAAACATGCAGTTGCATGGTAAATAGATAATATGATGATTTTGACATAGAAACATACATAATCAGTTTGCTTTGCAACCTTTCTGTTGATGCTGACTAAGTTTTGTCTCTCCATGTTGCAGCGGGTGAGGAGAAATATTGTCTCTTCTTTGACTTTTGACGACACAGAGGGCTCTGGTATCGAAGCACCACTGTTCAATGGAACCAGTGAGAGATGAGCTACATTAAAACATCACTTTAGTACCTTTATAATATCTAAAGGAGTCACACGTCATCTCTGTCTGTCTTTACAGTGGCATGCAACGCCTCTCCGGACACCGGACCGTGTTTCGGGTTGTTAAATCGCTACTTCTACAACTCTTCCTCAATGAGTTGCGAGCTCTTCCAGTATGGCGGCTGTTTAGGCAATCAGAACAACTTTGTGACAGAGAGAGAGTGTCTGCAGAGATGCCGCACAGAGGGTGAGAAGATATAACGTTCTGCTTGGAATATGTCATTGGTATTTGACCAATAAGAGGGATTTAATCGAGGTTCAACTTATTTGATTCTCCAGCTGTGTGCCGTCTTCCCATGGCTCCTCAGCCCTGCACGGGTCAACCAGCTATCTGGGTCTTCGACCCATCCACTGGAGTGTGCATGCCCTACAAACAGGGCTTCTGTCAGCCCAATGCTAACAAGTTCTACACTAAGGCAGAGTGTGAAGAGTACTGCGGGGTGATGAAAGACGGTGAGGCAGTTTGGAGATCATCCCAGATACACGTTTTGCAGTAAATAAGCTGAAGATGTTAATCTTTGTGCAATTTGGTAGAATTTGCATTCACTCATGAACAATACAACAGAAACCCAATGAAAGTGTATGTCATAAAGTAAAAGCCTTATTCAgaacatttaatgtatttctctGTTTGCAGACGGCCTGCTGATGTCAAACTGAGCAAACTAAGGAAGCGCTGCTGCTCTCCACATCTCTTTTCACAGAGACGAAACATGAATCAGAATCAAACAAGGTGCACAACAAAAGTACATCTTAGCAAATCAGCTCTGATGTCAAATCATGTCAAGCTGTCAATAAAAAGTCAATACTTTGTGGGTCGGTTATTGTTGCATTTCTGTTTGTCCGTGCAGCATTTAAAGTAACAGAAGGTTCAAGTTTACATTACATTAGTGCCGTACAGATACAAATGGAACAGGACTTTTTAACAGCAGGagtttcaataataaaaatctgatgtcTTTCAAAAGAAAGATCATGGTTAAAATTGG
This window harbors:
- the LOC102230973 gene encoding protein AMBP encodes the protein MQKSVALVSLLLLGWIGTVQGLPVLPDPLYSTQENFDLSKFLGTWYDVAKASRSPYMQRYSGERAIGKLVLQKGSTDEKLKMTRTVLRRGTCLEKTGDYEVTSTPGRFFYHVAKWGADVDAYVVHTNYNEYAIVIMSKQKSSGDKSISLKLYSRTKSVRPTILEDFKTLAREQGMGDDAIYVRKDKGDCVPGEMVAEPTPQPEPKRVRRNIVSSLTFDDTEGSGIEAPLFNGTMACNASPDTGPCFGLLNRYFYNSSSMSCELFQYGGCLGNQNNFVTERECLQRCRTEAVCRLPMAPQPCTGQPAIWVFDPSTGVCMPYKQGFCQPNANKFYTKAECEEYCGVMKDDGLLMSN